CTTTTCACATCACAGAAGACCAGTTTATGAATCAAGTTTTAATAACTGCAGATTTCTGAGAGTTTGTTCACACTGTTATTAAACTAGATCTGAGACATGAAACCTTATACCTGAGACAATATGGACATGCCTACAGGTGTTATGGAATCCATGCTGGGATCTGTGTTGGGATCTGACTGTTCCAGCTGGGTTGCTCAGCGTTACAAGTTGGTCAGAGAGACAAACGTCAAAAGAATAAGTTGAAGTTTTGAAATCCTGTAGCGGTAGTCCATTTCTCCAGCTGTACCCAAGACCACAGATGACCTAATTAATTTCCTTGTTCTGTAGCCACAATTATTTGATTAGTTCATGAAgcacaaatgtcaaaacaatATCTGGTTCCAGGTACGTAAATTTGAGGATTAGCTGCTTTTCGTTGTCATTTATGACGGtgagtgttttggttttggactgtttcttGGACAAAACGAACAATTTGAAGATGTAATTCTGAGCTCTGACAAATAGTGATGAACATTtcctcacattttcttttgaccATTTATAGACATGAACAATGAATTGATCAATTTGTGCAAAAAATGTGCAGATTAATTGATGATGAACATGTTAATTGCAGCCCTGTTCACCAGCATTTTTTACTCTAGTCTTTCACATAAAGGACTTCAATGCTGGGTTTGAACTGAAGTGTGTTTAATCTGGGCAGGCTGCAACTAACTACTGTTTTCATTATAGATTTAtctgatgattattttattgtttaactgTGAAGTCTATAAAACACCAGAGAACAGTAATGTCGTAGGCGAAGGCGATGacatcaaatgtcttgttttgtccttaAGTGAATCATTTTAATATACGACAAACAATTATAAggaatttttacattttaagaatcattaattatatGGTGCTTAGCTTAAAAGTGACTTTAttcaactatttattttttctcaatcGACTAATCAATTTATCAGTGAATCGTCGCAGCTCTTCTGGTCACAAGATAATAAAGGTCTGACTGCATGTTTATAGGTCTTCATGCTGGGAGTGTCATCTAAGTTTCTTCTGCACTCCACACAAGGATGTGGTAACTGCTCAAAGATGCAGACAAAATCTGTATGACCGAGCCAAACATCCATAGGCCTCCACTTTACTGCTGTCCTATGCAACACATATGAATGATTAATTCACTTATAATCACATGAATTTGAGGTTTCAGCAAGATAAAGTTAACCGTAAAGATCAGCGGTGCTTTTGGACTTGATTCTTTCAGTAATTAGATGATACTCAAGTCCTGAAACATGCAGGTGGAAATCCCATTACTGTGCAAATTCAAACATAGTTGTAACAAGAAATGGATAATGATTTGTTGAAAGTGGTACACAATAAAGCTGGGTAAAGTACTTTTTTATTGAAGTGAGTCAATATTTTAATAGTTCCATTAAGGAAACAAAAAGCTTCCGTTGAAGCCGATGAGGAGTTGGACGGCAGTTTCCGTTTTTCCAAAAGTCTGAAGAACGAGtctgtttgctctgtttttcACTGAATCGTCACTCTGAATCAGTCTGGATGTCATCATCGACATTTGGAATGATTGGCACTTTATCTCCCCAGTCGCTGCTCCGAGCACAGCGGTACACATCTCTGATCaaaggaaataaacacaacTTTCAGTCaaattaagtaaaaataaatgtacgaaAGATATGTAATCAAATCCAAGCTTAGAATCCCAATTACAAGTGGTAAACTGATGTCACCGCAGCCTGGCTCTGTGTGATGCAGGACCTTTACCTGCTGTGCTTTCGTGCCGTCACCACCAGGTGTTGTAGTTGTCCATCTGGGCAGCACATTCGACAGTGGACGTGCCTTGTTCTGCGTTGCACAGGTGCGATCAGCCTGGCCCAGTCCACGCCTTCCGTTTCTGCCTCTGCTGGCTCTGTCCGGGTCAGAATCAGGTAGCTGAACTTCTCTATCGCCTGATCACTGTGCTGAAATTGAACAAAGAAACGAGTGAATGAAATCTAATAAAGTACATGTAAAAAGTGAGTTTTACACAGGAACGTCAGTATAAGTGTTTGTACCATAGCTGTGCAAACGAACACAGTAGCTCCACCTACAGGTGCTTTACACCAATGTCTTCAAAGTCTGATGCTGGGGACGCCCCCTCAAAAACCATTGATAgtgcaaaatggaaaaatattATTGGGACTTTttatgtttctctgtctctacATCTATTCTGGGGAAATCCGTGCCCTTTCTCTAAGTTCTGAAACGTAAGTTCCTTTTAAACTTTGAGGGAAAGTACATTAGGTTACATTGTGTGATGCTGCAACCTGAGCCCTGGTAATTTTTGCCTTgttacattttgggaaatggCAGAATCTAAAATATGTGGAATTAGCTTTAGCAGGTCCTATTTGCTGTGTGGTCATGGAAGTGCAGACAACTTTGACTGGATGACTTCGACActaaagaaaacttaaaaatgtgatgattcTCAGGCTGTAAGGACGAGAGTTTTCTGTGATTTCTTACCAGGATTTTTGGGAATTAccttatatacatatataaagtGTAAATAACAATGAAACTCTAAAACAGTACACAgatttatgtctgtgtgttcagattAGATTGAGTTATGAATAAAATCTTCATTGTTTGTATCCTTGTATAACTTTATGCTTGAAACACAGAGTGAGTCCAGACTTTGCGCTTACCCTGGGCTGAGGCAGAGGTTTGTACAGCTGCTGGAAGTTGCAAGGTGTGATGTGCTTAGCGGCCAGTTTAGGACACATCGCTTCATGAGGACActggaaaaacaacacaggagAGAGGATTGTGTAGACTGTGACACTGCTGGCTGAATGCATGACAGTTTAATTTTGACCAGCTGGGATTTAAACGTACCGGAGCAAACACGGACGCTGCTCTGGTGTCATGAAGGGTCTGCTCCTGTTTCTGAGAAAAGAAAACGAGAAGTCATCAGTCTGCTTCcattaatcaatgaatcaaaTACTTCACACAACAGCACCCAAGGGGGGTTTTAATGTGCTATCTTTATACCTTTAATAAAGTGTCTCTGGCCTCCATAAGCATCTGATGGCCCTCTCTGGTCCCATTTTCCACCAGAACCTAAGCCAAGAAATAGAGAAAAGATAATTAGATGTCATTAAATGTGACATGACTTCAAGGGGCCAGCAAAGACAAATTGCAATTAATACGCAAATTGTCTCTAGTCACGTATTACTAAAAGTTCACACACAGGAAATCAACAGTAAAGTGCACATCATCTGTAAGTAGGTTTGTCACAACTTTTGTCTGATGTTTTCCCAGAAATATTTGTGATAAATTATGTTTATCTTAAGGACCTTTAGAAGCCAATgatataatgataaaaaataaggAAATTACACCCTTTTAAAAGAGAATGTAAAAATTGAGCTGCAGTGATTAGTTGATTATTTGAATGGTTGATTGAAAGAACGTTAGTTGGCAACTATTTTTAGGAGTGATTAGTCGTTTCTGtgatttttcaagcaaaagtaTCAATAGATAACAAGCTGATAAGATAAGATCTATCAGATGATAAAGTTATTATCACGATAGGTCTATCAGTAGTTGAAGTTTTGTCATTATTCAAACCAACCAGATACGAGCTTGTCTTTCTCCACAGAGTGTGCACGACGTCTTCTCGCTCCTTCACACTGGGAAGCTCTGAGAGGGTGAAAGCCGCGACCACCAAGTCAAACTGCACCTGTAAGGAGAAACACAGGACAGACGAGGCTTCTTATCTTAGAGGTGTGTGGgaataaatacaattaataattccataaatacaaaataatccAAACTCAGAACTAAATGTAAAAGAGGGAATCCTATTGAATCTCTTGATTTTACATGGTGCTTACTGTGGTGTCAATATACTTCATTTACTAGAAATCCCTTTtcaccacagctgtatgtggggCGGTTGCACTTAAACTATTAATGCACCACGATGCGAtcgttgagaaaaaaaaaaaatcttttgacatctgacatttttgttgcataaaaaggcaaaaatctAAGTTTAAATCTTATATTTAGAAGTCATGATCGAAGGCTAGAATTACTTTAACTTCTAACTGTGAATacagaatgtgtttttctgctgctgaaATGAAATTAAGGGGGTCTTACCTTCGGAGAGACGGGGAGGAACTGTCTGAAATAGACTTGTTTGATGTGAGGTTCAACCTGCTCATCATCAcctgctcaaaaaacaaaaacaaacaatattaaGATTTTCTGATCacgtatttgaaaaaatcccaAAGAAGCTGTAAGAAATGTTTGAGTGAGCACCTTTGAGAAGTCGCTCTGCGAGGATGTTCATCGGCCCAGAGCTGTCCACACACACCATCTCCTTTAAAGTGTCGCCCCAGCACGAGTGTGATGCCCTGTGGGAGAAAAACTCAAATCATAGTCTCGTAATTTACATGAAAACTCTCTTTATGTTTCATAAGCGTTTTTACACTCACCAGACAACTGTTCCCAGCCCTGAACCAAAGTCCAGGAGAGACTGAGGAGCAaaagagggatccctcttctttatctgaaatgatttaaaaaaaaaaaaaagacatttaggACAGAAAAGAAGAAGTTGGACCAACCACCATATCCAGGACTCCTCAGTGATAAAGATATTTCTTTTGTAATTTCCCTTACTTTACTACAATTACATACaagaataaatacatgttttttgagATATCAAAGGCTATGATCTCCACCACTTGTTCTTTACCTCATTCATAGCTCTCCTCACTGCTGCATAGCTTCCAGCCATCCGAGCCGCCATGTACACCACACCTAACTCTTCATCATACCTGAAACACAAAGAGTGAGCTGTGAACACACTCAGCTACGTCTCAAAATCAAGCAGGAGAAATCAGCAGTTACCAGCTTCAACATGTAGATACATATAGAAGAATTCACAAACCACTGAAGCTCCACTTCTGACTTGGTTCAGACTTTTTGTCACTGAAATGATGAGTCTGAACATTATATAAAGCtagtgtcaaaatgaaaaactgtaaatgagTTGCCATTTACCATAAGGCTataaaaaaaaggcataaaacATCAACTGTATCTCGTCCGACATTGGGTACATAAAATGCTCTTTATTTTAACAAGTAGTTAAATTAATGAGATTACTTCATGGGAGTCCAGTGATATGTGGTTCTTCTCAGCTCTGAAAACACTCTCGTCCTGATGCGGTCCGCCAGTGCTTGTTCATCTACGTCTGCAATAAGAAGCAAATTTACttttctccagctgcttcatCACATAATCTCCTCGCAGTCACTGCACAGCCACCCTACTCTCTGATTTATGTGTCACccacctcctctcttctccatcgCTTTCTCCCAGAGTTCCCTCTCCAGGCTCACGGCTTTCTTCCTCAGAGTCGGATTCTCGACTGCTCGTTTTCTGCTCCACAGGAAGTTTGTGAGGCTTTGAGCGCGTTCAGTTAACCGATTCACCTGAGCTCCTACAGATGTAGATATTGAAAAGTTGCTCTGCATTCTTACTGATTTCAGGACCACTGGTGATACCAACTGACTGCCACATTATAAACTTAACCCACCATGAATAATCGACCTGGCAGCCATCTGGAGTTCTTCAGGTAGGTGCAGAGTTTTCAGGTTGGTCGCACCTGGGTGCTTCCTGTGTATTTGTCCTTTAAGGAAATCTACCTGGGGCTGTAGGTGTGCATCTGCACTCATTCCCTGAGGATGAATTATAAAACACATGCCTCTTTAAGCTCTAGTATATTAGTAACCAGTAACCAACCTCCACCTGctctaagaataaataaaaataatacacagaCAAGAAAATACTAGAGCCCAACCAATATGCAGTTTTTTGGGGGCCGATGCTGATACAGATAGTAGCGAGTAAACAATTCTGATATTGATATACTGGGTAATATACACAATGCCTTTGCAGTGAAAATGTGATTATGAAGCCGAAATATATTTCATTGAGACAGGATCTTTTACAGTTCATCAATAAACTTAACAGATAATCATTTGTTCACTAAAACATAACAGTTCTCATATTGGCCGATATCAACAACACATACACCGATATTTATCTGTGATGGACCAATAATGAAGTAACGATATGTATTACCCACCTTTACAATCACACACTGTATAAAG
The sequence above is drawn from the Sparus aurata chromosome 21, fSpaAur1.1, whole genome shotgun sequence genome and encodes:
- the mettl17 gene encoding methyltransferase-like protein 17, mitochondrial, which translates into the protein MALRSYGACVLCQNVSVVRMMYRGMSADAHLQPQVDFLKGQIHRKHPGATNLKTLHLPEELQMAARSIIHGAQVNRLTERAQSLTNFLWSRKRAVENPTLRKKAVSLERELWEKAMEKRGDVDEQALADRIRTRVFSELRRTTYHWTPMKYDEELGVVYMAARMAGSYAAVRRAMNEIKKRDPSFAPQSLLDFGSGLGTVVWASHSCWGDTLKEMVCVDSSGPMNILAERLLKGDDEQVEPHIKQVYFRQFLPVSPKVQFDLVVAAFTLSELPSVKEREDVVHTLWRKTSSYLVLVENGTREGHQMLMEARDTLLKKQEQTLHDTRAASVFAPCPHEAMCPKLAAKHITPCNFQQLYKPLPQPRHSDQAIEKFSYLILTRTEPAEAETEGVDWARLIAPVQRRTRHVHCRMCCPDGQLQHLVVTARKHSRDVYRCARSSDWGDKVPIIPNVDDDIQTDSE